The Mycolicibacterium smegmatis genome has a window encoding:
- a CDS encoding IS256 family transposase, producing the protein MLTVVHDTEDANDKASGAGRSLLDEIVRDGARQMLAAALQAEVAAYVAQFADQLDENGHRLVVRNGYHQPREVLTAAGAVQVKAPRVNDRRVDPDTGERKRFSSAILPAWARKSPQMSEVLPLLYLHGLSSNDFTPALEQFLGSGAGLSASTITRLTAQWQDEARAFGARDLSATDYVYLWVDGIHLKVRLDQEKLCLLVMLGVRADGRKELVAITDGYRESAESWADLLRDCKRRGMTAPVLAIGDGALGFWKAVREVFPATKEQRCWFHKQANVLAALPKSAHPSALAAIKEIYNAEDIDKAQIAVKAFEADFGAKYPKAVAKITDDLDVLLEFYKYPAEHWIHLRTTNPIESTFATVRLRTKVTKGPGSRAAGLAMAYKLIDAAAARWRAVNAPHLVALVRAGAVFHKGRLLERPTDITPPTSPSDGGQHAGTEVA; encoded by the coding sequence ATGCTCACCGTAGTTCACGACACCGAGGACGCCAACGACAAGGCCAGCGGTGCTGGTCGGTCGTTGTTGGATGAGATCGTCCGCGACGGGGCCCGGCAGATGCTGGCCGCGGCGTTGCAGGCCGAGGTCGCCGCCTACGTGGCGCAGTTCGCCGATCAACTCGACGAGAACGGTCACCGGTTGGTGGTGCGAAACGGCTATCACCAGCCCCGGGAGGTGCTGACCGCCGCCGGCGCGGTGCAGGTGAAAGCGCCGCGGGTCAACGACCGCCGTGTCGACCCCGACACCGGTGAACGCAAGCGGTTCTCCTCGGCGATCCTGCCGGCCTGGGCGCGCAAGTCGCCGCAGATGAGCGAGGTACTGCCGCTGCTGTACCTGCACGGCCTGTCGAGCAACGATTTCACCCCTGCCCTCGAGCAGTTCCTCGGCTCCGGCGCTGGGCTGTCGGCCAGCACGATCACCCGGCTCACGGCGCAGTGGCAAGACGAGGCCCGCGCGTTTGGGGCCCGCGACCTCTCGGCCACTGATTACGTGTATCTGTGGGTCGACGGCATTCACCTCAAGGTGCGGCTGGACCAGGAAAAGCTCTGTCTGCTGGTGATGCTGGGCGTGCGTGCTGATGGCCGCAAGGAGCTCGTGGCGATCACCGACGGCTACCGCGAGTCGGCCGAGTCGTGGGCCGATCTGTTGCGCGACTGCAAGCGCCGCGGCATGACCGCCCCCGTACTCGCGATCGGCGATGGCGCGCTCGGGTTCTGGAAAGCAGTCCGCGAGGTTTTCCCGGCCACCAAAGAGCAGCGGTGCTGGTTTCATAAGCAGGCCAATGTTCTTGCTGCACTGCCGAAATCAGCGCACCCGTCGGCGCTGGCGGCGATCAAGGAGATCTACAACGCCGAGGATATCGACAAGGCCCAGATCGCGGTCAAGGCCTTCGAGGCCGACTTCGGCGCGAAGTATCCCAAGGCGGTCGCTAAGATCACCGACGACCTCGATGTGCTGCTGGAATTCTACAAGTATCCGGCCGAACATTGGATTCATCTGCGAACGACGAATCCGATCGAATCCACCTTTGCCACAGTGCGTTTGAGGACCAAGGTCACCAAGGGGCCCGGATCACGAGCGGCCGGACTAGCGATGGCCTACAAGCTCATCGACGCCGCCGCGGCCCGCTGGCGTGCCGTCAACGCCCCACACCTGGTCGCCCTGGTCCGCGCCGGCGCGGTCTTCCATAAAGGCAGACTGCTCGAACGACCCACCGACATCACCCCGCCAACATCGCCCTCAGACGGCGGTCAGCACGCCGGAACGGAGGTCGCCTGA
- a CDS encoding IS3 family transposase (programmed frameshift), with protein sequence MTSNKRRRHTPDQIIRKLAEGNKLLGTGQELAEVCRHLEITESTWHRWVAQYGGMKANEAKRLKELEAENARLKKLVANQALDIDMLKEIFVGKLLTPNRKRSAVIALRERFGVSERRACSVVGLHRSTMRLTPAPVTTEETELRAWLRRFSTDRPRWGWRRAAKMARRAGWNANNKRIRRLWREEGLRVPQRRRKKRLTGIGVAVGAMSPIRPNAIWAMDFQFDTTADGRTLKMLNVIDEFTREALAIEVDRSIDADGVVAVLDRLALVHGAPHYVRFDNGPEFVAHAVRDWCRFNSAGSLFIDPGSPWQNAWIESFNGRLRDELLNLWRFDSLLEARVIIEDWRCDYNANRPHSAHGDRTPAEFALQWATTHQPKVA encoded by the exons ATGACATCGAACAAACGCCGGCGGCATACCCCGGATCAGATCATCCGCAAGCTCGCCGAGGGCAACAAGCTCCTGGGGACCGGCCAGGAACTCGCCGAGGTGTGCCGGCACCTGGAGATCACCGAGTCGACCTGGCATCGCTGGGTGGCCCAGTACGGCGGCATGAAAGCCAACGAGGCCAAACGCCTCAAGGAGCTCGAGGCGGAGAACGCCCGGCTCAAGAAGCTGGTCGCCAACCAGGCCCTCGACATCGACATGCTCAAGGAGATCT TCGTCGGGAAACTTCTGACCCCGAACCGCAAGCGCAGCGCCGTCATCGCTCTGCGTGAACGGTTCGGGGTCTCTGAGCGCCGCGCGTGCTCGGTCGTCGGGCTGCACCGCTCGACGATGCGTCTGACGCCGGCTCCGGTCACCACCGAGGAGACCGAGTTGCGGGCGTGGCTGCGCCGGTTCTCCACTGATCGGCCGCGCTGGGGGTGGCGCCGGGCGGCGAAGATGGCCCGTCGCGCCGGCTGGAATGCCAACAACAAGCGCATCCGCCGACTGTGGCGCGAGGAGGGCCTGCGGGTGCCTCAGCGGCGCCGCAAGAAGCGGCTGACGGGGATCGGGGTCGCCGTGGGGGCGATGTCGCCGATCCGTCCGAATGCGATCTGGGCGATGGACTTTCAGTTTGATACCACCGCTGATGGTCGCACGCTGAAGATGCTCAACGTGATCGACGAGTTCACCCGCGAAGCCCTCGCCATCGAGGTGGATCGCAGCATCGATGCCGACGGGGTCGTGGCTGTGCTGGATCGGCTCGCGCTCGTCCATGGGGCGCCGCACTATGTGCGTTTCGACAACGGGCCTGAGTTCGTCGCGCACGCGGTGCGCGATTGGTGTCGATTCAACAGCGCCGGTTCACTTTTCATCGATCCGGGTTCGCCATGGCAGAACGCCTGGATCGAATCGTTTAACGGCAGACTGCGAGACGAACTGCTCAACCTGTGGCGCTTCGATTCGCTACTGGAAGCCCGGGTGATCATCGAGGACTGGCGCTGCGATTACAACGCCAACCGGCCCCACTCAGCCCACGGTGACCGCACCCCAGCCGAGTTTGCCCTACAGTGGGCCACGACCCATCAACCGAAAGTCGCATAG
- a CDS encoding IS1380-like element ISMsm10 family transposase, translated as MKVSHNFMAASAVFDDEHLVSCAGLVPVMTLASQTGLSDLIADKVEIVEPRIKSGSANPSPKLTTVIAGMCAGADSIDDLDIVRSGGMKALFGGVYAPSTIGTLLREFTFGHARQLEAVLREHLGGLCERVALLPGADTQAFVDIDSLLRPVYGHAKQGASYGHTKIAGKQILRKGLSPLITTISTTTGAPMITGARLRAGKTNSGKGAARMIAQAVTTARAAGVNGQILVRGDSAYGNSTVVNACRRAGAHFSLVLTKTRAVAAAIEAISDNAWTPVNYPGAVRDPDTGAWISDAEVAETTYTAFSSTNTPVTARLIVRRVKDARYLDALFPVWRYHPFFTDSDEPVDAADITHRRHAIIETVFADLIDGPLAHMPSGRFGANSAWVLCAAIAHNLLRAAGVLAGGAHALARGATLRRKIVNIPARLARPQRRPILHLPSHWPWAQQWLTLWRNTIGYSPPTAATH; from the coding sequence GTGAAAGTGTCGCACAACTTCATGGCTGCGTCTGCAGTGTTCGATGATGAGCATCTGGTGTCGTGCGCCGGCCTGGTGCCGGTGATGACCCTGGCCAGCCAGACCGGGCTATCGGACCTGATCGCGGACAAGGTCGAAATCGTTGAACCGCGGATCAAGTCCGGCTCGGCCAATCCGTCACCGAAGCTGACGACAGTAATCGCCGGAATGTGCGCCGGCGCCGACAGCATCGACGACCTCGACATCGTGCGCTCCGGTGGAATGAAAGCCCTCTTTGGCGGCGTGTACGCGCCCTCGACCATCGGAACACTGTTGCGGGAGTTCACCTTCGGACACGCCCGACAACTGGAAGCAGTGCTGCGTGAGCATCTGGGCGGGCTCTGCGAGCGCGTCGCGTTGCTACCCGGCGCCGATACCCAAGCGTTCGTCGACATCGATTCACTGCTGCGCCCGGTCTACGGCCACGCCAAACAAGGAGCCTCCTACGGACACACCAAGATCGCCGGCAAGCAGATCCTGCGCAAAGGCCTCTCGCCGCTGATCACCACCATCAGCACCACCACGGGTGCCCCGATGATCACCGGAGCCCGGCTGCGGGCGGGCAAGACCAACTCCGGCAAGGGCGCAGCCCGGATGATCGCCCAAGCAGTCACCACCGCCCGCGCCGCCGGTGTCAACGGGCAGATCCTGGTGCGCGGAGACTCGGCCTACGGCAACAGCACCGTGGTGAATGCCTGCCGACGCGCCGGTGCCCACTTCTCGCTGGTGCTGACCAAGACCCGCGCCGTCGCTGCGGCCATCGAGGCCATCAGCGATAACGCCTGGACCCCGGTCAACTACCCCGGCGCAGTGCGCGACCCCGACACCGGCGCCTGGATCTCCGATGCCGAAGTCGCCGAAACCACCTACACCGCTTTCAGTTCCACCAACACCCCGGTCACCGCTCGGTTGATCGTGCGCCGGGTCAAAGACGCCCGATACCTCGATGCGCTGTTTCCGGTGTGGCGGTATCACCCCTTCTTCACCGATTCCGACGAACCCGTCGACGCCGCTGACATCACCCACCGCCGCCACGCCATCATCGAAACCGTGTTCGCCGACCTGATCGACGGACCGTTGGCGCATATGCCCTCCGGGCGGTTCGGCGCGAACTCGGCCTGGGTCCTGTGCGCGGCGATCGCCCACAACCTGCTGCGCGCCGCCGGGGTGCTCGCCGGCGGTGCCCATGCCCTCGCGCGCGGAGCCACACTGCGCCGCAAGATCGTCAACATCCCGGCTCGACTGGCTCGGCCCCAACGCCGACCCATCCTGCATCTACCCTCGCATTGGCCGTGGGCCCAGCAGTGGCTCACATTGTGGCGCAACACAATCGGCTACAGCCCGCCAACTGCTGCGACCCACTGA
- a CDS encoding elongation factor G-like protein EF-G2, with translation MADRTHSPAGNGSVPTAERPAAIRNVALVGPSGGGKTTLVEALLVAGGVLTRPGSVADGSTVCDFDEAEIAQQRSVSLALASLSHNGIKVNLIDTPGYADFVGELRAGLRAADCALFVIAANETIDEPTKTLWQECDEVQMPRAVVITKLDHPRANYDAALTAAQDAFGDKVAPLYFPVGDGESCKGVVGLLTRTYYDYSDGTHTARPPDGSHDAAIAELRGSLIEGVIEESEDETLMERYLGGEEIDEAVLIADLEKAVARASFFPVIPVCSQSGVGTLELLDIISRGFPAPPEHQLPEVFTPQGAPRKPLSCDPDGPLLAEVVKTTSDPYVGRVSLVRVFSGTIRPDATVHVSGHFSAFTDTSASPGAAAAADGSTHSHADHDEDERIGTLSFPLGKQQRPAPTVVAGDICAIGRLSRAETGDTLSDKADPLVLRPWTMPDPLLPIAVAPRAKTDEDKLSVGLQRLAAEDATLRIEQNPETHQIVLWCMGEAHAAVVLDALSRRYGVSVDTVELRVPLRETFAGRATGHGRHVKQSGGHGQYAVCDIEVEPLPEGSGFEFVDKVVGGAVPRQFIPSVEKGVRAQMEKGVTGESGYPVVDIRVTLFDGKAHSVDSSDFAFQMAGALALREAAAATKINLLEPVDDVTIVVPDDLVGTIMGDLSGRRGRVLGTDKHDADRTVIKAEIPEVELVRYAIDLRSMSHGAGQFRRSFARYEPMPESAAARLRTSA, from the coding sequence ATGGCGGACAGAACACATTCTCCGGCCGGCAACGGGTCCGTGCCCACGGCGGAGCGTCCGGCCGCGATCCGGAACGTGGCACTTGTCGGGCCGTCGGGTGGCGGCAAGACCACATTGGTCGAGGCCCTGCTGGTGGCCGGGGGCGTGCTCACGCGGCCCGGTTCGGTGGCAGACGGTTCGACGGTGTGCGATTTCGACGAGGCCGAGATAGCCCAGCAGCGCTCGGTGAGCCTGGCGCTGGCGTCGTTGTCGCACAACGGGATCAAGGTGAACCTGATCGACACACCCGGCTACGCAGATTTTGTCGGCGAGTTGCGCGCGGGTCTGCGCGCCGCCGACTGCGCGCTGTTCGTCATCGCGGCCAACGAGACCATCGACGAGCCCACCAAGACCCTGTGGCAGGAGTGCGACGAGGTCCAGATGCCGCGGGCCGTGGTGATCACCAAACTCGACCACCCGCGCGCCAACTACGACGCGGCCCTCACCGCGGCCCAGGACGCGTTCGGCGACAAGGTCGCCCCGCTGTACTTCCCGGTCGGCGACGGCGAGAGTTGCAAAGGTGTGGTGGGCCTGCTCACCCGCACGTACTACGACTACAGCGACGGCACGCACACCGCGCGGCCGCCGGACGGCTCCCACGATGCGGCCATCGCCGAACTTCGCGGCTCCCTCATCGAGGGCGTGATCGAGGAGTCCGAGGACGAGACGCTCATGGAGCGCTACCTCGGCGGCGAAGAGATCGACGAGGCCGTGCTGATCGCCGACCTGGAGAAGGCCGTGGCGCGTGCCTCGTTCTTCCCGGTGATCCCGGTGTGCAGCCAGTCGGGGGTCGGCACGCTCGAACTCCTCGACATCATCAGCCGTGGTTTCCCGGCTCCGCCGGAACATCAGCTGCCGGAGGTGTTCACGCCACAGGGCGCACCCCGCAAGCCGCTGTCGTGCGATCCGGACGGACCGCTGCTGGCCGAGGTGGTGAAGACGACGTCGGATCCCTACGTCGGCAGGGTCAGCCTGGTCCGGGTGTTCTCCGGCACCATCAGGCCCGACGCCACCGTGCACGTGTCGGGCCATTTTTCTGCCTTCACCGACACGTCGGCCTCGCCCGGGGCCGCCGCTGCCGCCGACGGCAGCACGCACAGCCACGCCGATCACGACGAGGACGAGCGCATCGGCACGCTGAGCTTCCCGCTGGGCAAACAGCAACGCCCGGCGCCCACGGTGGTGGCAGGCGACATCTGTGCGATCGGCCGGTTGAGCCGGGCCGAAACCGGTGACACGCTCAGCGACAAAGCCGACCCGCTGGTGTTGCGGCCGTGGACCATGCCTGATCCGCTGCTGCCGATCGCGGTCGCGCCGCGCGCCAAGACCGACGAGGACAAGCTGTCGGTCGGCCTGCAACGGCTGGCGGCCGAGGATGCCACGCTGCGCATCGAACAGAACCCGGAGACGCACCAGATTGTGCTGTGGTGCATGGGTGAGGCGCACGCCGCGGTGGTGCTCGACGCGCTGTCGCGGCGCTACGGGGTGTCGGTGGACACCGTCGAACTGCGCGTCCCGTTGCGGGAGACGTTCGCGGGCAGGGCAACCGGACACGGCAGGCACGTCAAGCAGTCCGGCGGGCACGGTCAGTACGCGGTGTGTGACATCGAGGTCGAACCGCTTCCGGAGGGGTCGGGTTTCGAGTTCGTCGACAAGGTCGTCGGGGGCGCGGTGCCCCGGCAGTTCATCCCGAGCGTCGAGAAGGGCGTGCGCGCGCAGATGGAGAAGGGTGTCACGGGAGAGTCGGGCTATCCGGTCGTCGACATCCGTGTCACGCTGTTCGACGGCAAGGCGCACAGCGTCGACTCGTCGGACTTCGCGTTCCAGATGGCGGGCGCGCTGGCGCTACGCGAGGCCGCGGCGGCGACGAAGATCAACCTGCTCGAACCGGTCGATGACGTGACCATCGTGGTGCCCGACGATCTCGTCGGGACGATCATGGGCGATCTGTCCGGACGGCGCGGCCGCGTACTGGGCACCGACAAGCACGACGCCGACCGCACCGTGATCAAGGCCGAGATCCCCGAGGTGGAGTTGGTGCGGTACGCGATCGATCTGCGTTCGATGTCGCACGGTGCCGGCCAGTTCCGCCGGTCGTTCGCGCGTTACGAGCCGATGCCGGAGTCGGCCGCGGCCCGGTTGCGCACGAGCGCCTGA
- a CDS encoding carboxymuconolactone decarboxylase family protein yields the protein MLPPLPAEDWDDAARDALASVVPPERRDADGVGNALGVLVRHPELARHFLQFNNYLQRDSLLPERIRELVILRTAYRAGCVYEWGHHAAMGLLAGLTVDDVESARSGSAADEFDQTVLDATDELVAGAQLSPETWTRLGRWLDDRQRMDLMFTVGGYLTLAMALNTFEVQLEEGAGRPEFYAPVGTAR from the coding sequence ATGCTGCCGCCGCTACCGGCCGAGGACTGGGACGATGCCGCCCGCGACGCGCTGGCGTCGGTGGTGCCGCCCGAGCGGCGCGATGCCGACGGCGTGGGCAACGCGTTGGGCGTCCTGGTGCGCCACCCCGAACTGGCGCGCCACTTCCTGCAGTTCAACAACTACCTGCAGCGTGATTCACTGCTGCCCGAGCGCATCCGGGAGCTGGTGATCCTGCGGACCGCGTACCGCGCGGGCTGTGTCTACGAGTGGGGCCACCACGCCGCGATGGGGCTGCTGGCGGGGCTCACCGTGGATGACGTGGAGTCCGCCCGATCTGGTTCCGCTGCAGACGAATTCGACCAAACCGTGCTCGATGCCACCGACGAGTTGGTGGCGGGTGCGCAGCTCTCACCCGAGACGTGGACGCGGCTGGGCCGGTGGTTGGACGACCGCCAGCGCATGGATCTGATGTTCACCGTGGGCGGGTACCTGACTCTGGCCATGGCGCTCAACACCTTTGAGGTCCAGCTTGAGGAAGGCGCGGGCCGCCCCGAGTTCTACGCGCCGGTGGGAACGGCCCGCTGA
- a CDS encoding TetR/AcrR family transcriptional regulator, producing the protein MDTSTANAAATRVRLVDAAVRLITRHGFAGTSLQMIADELGFTKAAIYYHFRTREQLLGAVVEPFLSELQTVIDDAERLRGVHARADRMVRGYAGLAVRNRALVSVLAGDPSVNEALKTRPEWAALIDRQMRLLTDVAPGPAGRVKAMMVFSGMSAAAGPASDDIPVEELYAHLVDTSRRALGLRAPREKA; encoded by the coding sequence GTGGACACGAGCACCGCCAATGCCGCCGCCACCCGTGTGCGCCTTGTCGACGCGGCCGTACGGCTGATCACCCGGCACGGCTTCGCGGGCACATCCCTGCAGATGATCGCCGATGAACTGGGCTTCACGAAGGCCGCGATCTACTACCACTTCCGCACCCGCGAGCAGCTTCTCGGCGCGGTCGTCGAGCCGTTCCTGAGCGAATTGCAGACCGTGATCGACGACGCCGAACGCCTGCGCGGCGTGCACGCCCGCGCCGATCGCATGGTGCGCGGCTATGCCGGGTTGGCCGTACGCAACCGCGCACTCGTGTCGGTGCTGGCGGGTGATCCGAGCGTGAACGAGGCATTGAAGACCCGTCCGGAGTGGGCGGCCCTGATCGATCGGCAGATGCGTCTGCTCACCGACGTCGCCCCCGGCCCGGCAGGCAGGGTCAAGGCGATGATGGTCTTCTCCGGGATGTCGGCCGCCGCCGGACCGGCGTCGGACGACATTCCCGTCGAGGAGCTGTACGCGCATCTGGTCGACACGAGCCGCCGCGCCCTCGGCCTGCGCGCGCCGCGTGAAAAAGCCTGA